AAACGATTGCGGTTGAGGAATATATTGCAATATTTGAGCAGGGCCGAACCGCCGTCAGCCACGAACATATTGGAGCTATAGGTGGAACTGCTACTGGTCGTATCAAAAACGCACCGAGCCGCCTCGGACGTACCGGTAGCCGAAAGATAGCCACTGCCTGTAATTTTTATCCGGTATCCGGTTGTAAAATTAGTGTCCCAACCACTATTAGAACCGCCGTTCATATAAACGTAACTATGGCCGGTTATCGCTTCCATGTCAAAATAGCCGTTGATCCAGAAATTACCGCCGGAGCAATAAAGCTTGGTGCCCGATTTCTGCCTGAGCGTGGCGCCGGAGGCGATATTGATACCGCCGCTCGAGGTAAGATCACCGACCATGGTTATGACCGGCGTACCGCTGATATAAAATTGGGTAACGGCCGGCAGAATAAACCCGCCGATCTGGCATTTGGTCTGGTTGTTCCAGTCGGGAAAAGCGCCGTTCAGATTAGCCGAACCGGTCGAAATGATGGTGGCCGTATTGACGCTGGCGTTGTCAAACCTGACCACCCCGCCGTTGGTCAGCGATGAGCCTACGGTCAATGTCACCGGGTTAGCCACGGCGTTAAGCACTAACGTCCCCTGAACCGAAAGTACCCCGCATATGCCGGAAGAGGTTATCGACACGGTATGCCCGGCCAGGACGGTGACCGTATCGCCCAGCTGGGGTATACCGGCCGGGGTCCAGGTGGCGGTGCTTTCCCAGTTGCCGCTGCCAACTGACTGGTACGAGGCGTTCTCCACTATGACCGGCGTATCCGAATCAAAAGCCCAGAGCGTCGCCACGGATAAACACAGATGGACGCAGAAATAAACGCATAGCAGATAAATCAACCTTTTAGAACTCATACAATCCTCCTGAATTTCATATTCATATTAACTAAAAATTCCTATCCGAAATAACACCGGCGCTGCCGGCTGTCGAAAATTGCATATAAGTGCGGTATCTGACCCTGACGCCGATGGTCCGGCCCCCGGAGATGTCCGTCTTTAACCGAACCACGATGAAATAATACTTGGCTGTGGTGTTTATAGTGTCGTTAGTGCCGATAATCGTAGTGCCCGATGAAAATGTGCCCGAGCCGAGCAGGGTATCGCCGATGTTCCAAACCCCGTCGCCGTTGGCATCCTTATAGACATCGACTGAATCAACGTCCGCATCCAGTGCCGTGCCGCGCTTGTCTACTTTCATGCTCGTCCACTGGGTCGTGCCGCTGGTAGTCTTCATGGCAAACTTCAGGTAGGCCTGGTGCGAACCGCGCTTGACCGGCGTTGCGGCGCTGACCAATGATTCCGTCGCCGAAGGTATCTCCACATTAACGCCGTAATTTGTCCTGGTAAAAAGTATCGATGTCCCGGTATTAACCAGGGCGGTATTGTACGAATACTTTAAATAGCGGGTGCCGTCCAGTTCTATCCCGATGGTGGCCGACGCGCCCCGGCTGATAGACGTCAACTCCAGCTTAGTGCCCGCTTCCCAATACTCAAACTTTGCATCCAGGTAATTGAATACGATATCGTTACCCTGGGTGAAAGATGTCACGCCGTTAGGCGATTCATAAATGATGACCTGGAAAGTAACCGAGCGCTCTTCCTCCTCACCCTCAAGGTAGGCCAGCATGGTATGATACATGTGGTAGTATGTGATGATCAACCGGCGATATGGCTCCGTGCCATCCATCCGGAACCCGACCCAGGAATCAGTGCCCATAACCAGGTCATCCCAATATGGATAAATGGTATACTCATAAGATGAACTGGGAATATCCTGATTGGCTGAAATTTCGGCCGGCGAACTCCAGCGGTAATGGACGATAAAACCGTTCTTGTAAATCCTGTATTGATAAGAATATAACGACGGGTTGGTGTCCGGACTATAGTCATAATAATTAAGCAGGGTTGGGCCGCGGCTGGTCGAGGCAATGTTGCCGTCAGCATTACAGTCCAAATTATAGGGGAGGGAAGTGGACGCGATTTGCGTGCCGCCCTTACCGATGATATCCACCCAACCATAGCCATAATTATCGGTGCCGCTCCCGGTAGCGGTCAACCGGTTATCACGGTAATAATAGGTCGGAGACCCAGCCCCGGTGCCCGTATTGGCATAGGCCAAAGTACCCGTTATCAGGCAAAATATCAAACTATATAAACCGCAGATTATTGCTTTATTCCTCATATCTCCTCCTTATTTATCTCTTATATTTCCCTTACTTAACCCCTTCGTTTCACTCTGACCCTAATAGATAGCAAAGGGTATGCCAATATAGAAAAGAAATGTTCGATAAATGAGTTTAATAGAAACACCATAAATAACCTCAAAATAGCTATTTTATCAGCTTTTTGGGCTGTTTTAGGCGTGATTTACCAGCTATAAATAAAACTATTTTCCCACCCAATGTTACGTTAATGTAACGTTTATTAACACCCCTAAAAAAGCGTTTCTGAGGGGTAATATAGAGGGTATTTTGTTACTGTTTTGTAATGGTTTTACCCCAAAAATCATGAAAATTATAAGGGGGGGGTACCTTACCCCCGTAGTATTACCATAGGCTCCCCCAATAGGGATGCCCTTACCCCCATATAGAGATAACCCTACCCCCTCAGGGGGATGCCCCTACTCTCCCTTAGGGGGTACCCTCCCCTCCCCCATACATCCCTTTGTTATTATAACTATACCCTGCCATCAGCATAGCCATTTCCGCTTACGTAATACCCTTAATAGACATCCTATACCCGACTGCTAAAACCGCTATACCCCCGGATGGATTAATTGAGCTGTGAATTACTGCGTAAGAATTTATTTGAATGCCTGGTTGAGATGAATCTGCCTAATCCAACCAACGGCTGGCCTTAGCCTGCCCAAAAATCTTGCCTAAAATTTCCCGTTGTCGCTCCCACATCTCCAGACTGTCCTTAACGCTATGGTCGTCATACCCCAACAGGTGCAGCAACCCATGCACGCAGTAAAGGACTATTTCGCCTTCCGGCGCGATCTTCCGCCGGTGCGCCTCTTGATATGCCTTCTCTATCGATACGATTATCTCGCCGAACTCGCCTTTCGAACCATCATCGCCTAAAGGGAAAGCAATAACGTCGGTTATCCGGTTTCTTTTCAGGAACCGGCTGTTAAGTTTTCGTATTAAGTCGTTATCTACCAGTACCAAACTTAAAATAATATTACCCTTGCTATTTATCCGTTCGGACCTGATTACCAGATTCAAAGCCCGCCGGACAAGAAACGCAACCCTGGCTTTATCTTTTCCCAAATAACGAGTAAGAAACTTGATATAAACTTTATTCATGATGGATTTACTTTTCTCTTTGTGCCTTCGTGGTCAGGAATGATTTTACAAAACCGCCTATCTCCCCATCCAAAACTTTCTGGGCGTTACCGGTTTCAAAATCAGTCCGGTGGTCCTTAACCATGGTGTAAGGGTGCAGAACATAAGAACGTACCTGGTATCCCCAGGCGATTTCACCTTTTTCACCGTAAATCTTCTTAAAAACATCCTGCTGTTCTTTGTGCGCCAGGGCGTTAAGTTTCGCGGCTAGCAGCTTCAGCGCGGTGCTTTTGTTCTGGTGCTGGGAACGCTGGCTCTGGCATTGGACAATCAGTCCGGTCGGCAGGTGCGTGATACGCACGGCCGAAGCCGTTTTGTTGACGTGCTGCCCGCCCGGACCGCCGGCGCTGTAGGTATCAATTTTTAGTTCGTTCTCATTTAAGGTTATTTCCTTCTCCTCTATTTCCGGGACTACGTCAACTGCCGCAAAGGAAGTATGCCGCCGCTTATTGGAGTCAAAAGGTGATATCCGGACCAGCCGGTGTACGCCAATTTCAGATTCAAGGTGACCAAAAACATAATGGCCTTTGATATAAAGAGTAGCCCGCCTGATGCCCGCCTCGTCGCCCGGCAAGGAATCAATCAGCTGGGCGTTCCATCCCCGGATGTCGCAATACCTCAAATACATCCGCAGAAGCATGGCCGCCCAGTCACAGGCGTCCGTTCCGCCGGTGCCGGCGTGAACGTTCAAGAACGCGTCATTGCTGTCGTTCTGACCGGACAGATATGAACACAATTCCAGGTCCGCCACCTGAACCGACATCCGCTCTAATTCTTGCGTAATATCGTTAAGTGATTTATCGTCCTTATCTTTTTCAGCTATTTCAACCAGCCCAATCAAATCGCCCATGTCATTAAGAGCTTTTCGATACGGCAAAACTATCTCCCTGGTGTATTTGAGCTGTTCGACCTTTTTGCGGGCTGATTCCTGGTTATCCCAGAACCCGGTCCGGGACATTTCTTCTTCCAGATGTTTTAAGGTTGATATTTGGCTGGTGATGTCAAAGAGAACTCCCGAGCGTGTTAAGGCGTGATAGCAATTCCTCGGCGCGGACCATCAACAAACTCTTTGGCATATATTACCTTTCAATAGCTGTTATATCTGCACCCCGTATTTATTATCTAACCCCGCTCTTTGCACCGCAAAAAGCGGGATAAGAAACCATAACTCGTTGAGCTCTATTCTAACCCGGTTGTTTCACAACTGGAGAGCGCAGCCTCCTTTAGGGTAAAAAGTTCTAACCTCGCGGAGTTTATCCTTATAGGATGCTTCGCTATCCCACTTTAGCAAGGCCTAAATAATTTCTAACCCCGCTTTTTACACCGTAAAAAGCGGGATAAGAAACTGTAACAGCCTTCGGCTTAACAGTTTCTAATGGGCTCGCCCAGTTAGAGGTAAAGATTACCTTTACCTCTAACTGGGCGAGGAGGGAGTTGAACCCTCACGGGGGTGACCCCAGTGGTTTTTGAAACCACCCTGTCTGCCATTCCAGCACACGCCCCGTTAGAGGTACCCATATTCATGGTTACCTCTAACGGGGCACGCCCCGATGGTTACCTCTAACTGAAAACATCACGTTAGAAAAACTATAATTTCGTTTTAACCACCAGAGCTTATTCCTTGTCAATATTCAAAAACCCTTTTAACCTATTCTTAATATATCGTTTTCCCATCCCGCTTTTAAGGTATCTTTCCCGATCTAACGCATCTTCCTGATTAAAACACACCTCGTAATATATAATCCTAAACGGCCCTCTGTTCTTAGTAGATGCTACCTGATTACTATTATGCTCCGATAAACGCCTTTCTAAATTCTCAGTATATCCAGTATACAAACCACCGTAATTCTTACTCTGTATTATATAAACGTAAAACATTTATATCATTCCTCTAACGGGGAATGTCTTACCGTTGAAATCTTCGGAACTTCCTCCTTACTCCGCCGGTAGCCCGGGACAGTCTGGATGCCACCCTGATGTGCGGCCTGGCCGGTTGCGATTTAATCAATATCTGACCGCTCATAACCGCGTATAAATCCTGCATCAACTCTACCGGTTCCTGATAGCGCTCGTCACGATTCTTGGCCATCATTTTCATTATAATATAATTAACCGACGGCGAAATATTGGCATTACGCTCTATTGGCTGCAGCGGATTCTCGTGAATATGTTTGGTAACAACCTCCAGCGCCGTGGCGCCGCGGAACGGTAAATCACCCACCACGCAGAAATAAAAAGTCACACCCAATGAGTATATATCGCTCCTGATATCCAGATCCTCTCTCCGCTGAGCCTGTTCGGGCGAAACATAGGCCGGCGTCCCGGCCAGTATTCCCTTGACCGCGGCCGAGCTCTCGGATTCCGATATGGCAATCTGGGCCAGGCCTAAGTCGCACAGTTTTGCCTTTTCCTCAATATCAACCAGAATATTCCGCGCTTTGATGTCCCGGTGAACTAAACTGTATTTGTGCGCGTGTTCCAGAGCCTGAACAATGCTGTAAATTATCCGCATCGCCCTCTGCTCATCCAGCGCTCCCTCGCGCTTGACCATATCTTCAAGCGTCAATCCCTCCACAAATTCCATCACAAAATAATATAAGCCCTGAAAATCTCCCACGTCGATACCCTGAACTATG
This Candidatus Brocadiia bacterium DNA region includes the following protein-coding sequences:
- the ybeY gene encoding rRNA maturation RNase YbeY, which gives rise to MNKVYIKFLTRYLGKDKARVAFLVRRALNLVIRSERINSKGNIILSLVLVDNDLIRKLNSRFLKRNRITDVIAFPLGDDGSKGEFGEIIVSIEKAYQEAHRRKIAPEGEIVLYCVHGLLHLLGYDDHSVKDSLEMWERQREILGKIFGQAKASRWLD
- a CDS encoding serine/threonine-protein kinase, whose product is MAEEKKDLSFGSLAIKLLYTTLERVNECVEIQQKIRDMGVKSKKLGEIMIDKSYLTEQQVRHIFRVQGIEGGIRELPGYQILNKVGQGAMGVVYKALQLSMGRTVAIKVLSPQLSDDDKFIKRFFKEARMSAWLNHPNIVQGIDVGDFQGLYYFVMEFVEGLTLEDMVKREGALDEQRAMRIIYSIVQALEHAHKYSLVHRDIKARNILVDIEEKAKLCDLGLAQIAISESESSAAVKGILAGTPAYVSPEQAQRREDLDIRSDIYSLGVTFYFCVVGDLPFRGATALEVVTKHIHENPLQPIERNANISPSVNYIIMKMMAKNRDERYQEPVELMQDLYAVMSGQILIKSQPARPHIRVASRLSRATGGVRRKFRRFQR
- a CDS encoding GIY-YIG nuclease family protein, yielding MFYVYIIQSKNYGGLYTGYTENLERRLSEHNSNQVASTKNRGPFRIIYYEVCFNQEDALDRERYLKSGMGKRYIKNRLKGFLNIDKE